From a single Brassica oleracea var. oleracea cultivar TO1000 chromosome C5, BOL, whole genome shotgun sequence genomic region:
- the LOC106294852 gene encoding pumilio homolog 5 isoform X1, with protein sequence MTTQSAMRMVEGDHVKSWQASSRDTSGIFGSHDMAVEDLRFLMERNRLDSSGSDHTGKIPSRSGSAPPSMEGSFAALRNLLKQQEGSFSRSIENYGSEEEIRSDPGYVAYYLSNINLNPRLPPPLISRENQHLLRHLGGDGNNLSPTASWDDMGVRYSLLASRTALSTHREEPEDEASSGEQLTYASLPGHRKSFADIIQRPHSAGNHPIAEEIHTISSGIASERTRRLPESDVSSVNLLRETDSLSMEAIASEDPFTSELGSQSSTNTQNERVAIHEDNNLSAFGASGPSSAASRMMRNQEEQQSQGRRMPVQYTPSSYQVQATSPQQMTYPRMGGGTHDMMQNLPRIATGEVHSTFQSPHGLTSPPMYTSTAAYMTSLSPFYNHHNFQSSGMYLPQYNYGGYPPVSGVVPQYMSGYPSHEATVPMPYDISSPSSGYNNSFSRGSFSPTAQNTPLVDPFQLQYYQQAQAEAYAPSFDSFGKQDQQAAGFMAANQEPHSNPLSPSFGLQSPRHMGNYFAVPPGVRVMQQYPGSPLASPVMPSSPVGGGMMSQFGRRSETRYHHQQGPSRNTGIYPGGGWQGNRGGASSSVVDDFKRHSFLDELKSPNARKMELSDITGRVIEFSVDQHGSRFIQQKLEHCSDEEKASVFSEVLPQASKLMTDVFGNYVIQKFIEHGTPAQREELVKQLAGQMVSLSLQMYGCRVIQKALEVIDVDQKTELTRELDGNVLKCVRDQNGNHVIQKCIESMPASRIGFIISAFRGQVATLSTHPYGCRVIQRILEHCSDDEETRCIIDEILESAFALAHDQYGNYVTQHVLERGKPDERRQIIEKLTGNVVQMSQHKYASNVVEKCLEHADSTERELLIEEIMGKSEEDNHLLAMMKDQYANYVVQKVLEISKDEQREILVQRMKIHLESLRKYTYGKHIVARFEQLFGEESEASEGGAEG encoded by the exons ATGACGACGCAGAGCGCTATGAGGATGGTGGAAGGTGATCATGTAAAAAGTTGGCAGGCTTCCTCTAGGGATACTAGTGGGATATTTGGTTCACATGATATGGCTGTTGAAGATTTAAGGTTCCTTATGGAAAGAAATAGATTGGATAGTAGTGGAAGTGATCACACAGGGAAGATCCCTAGTAGGAGTGGAAGCGCGCCGCCTAGCATGGAAGGTTCATTTGCAGCTCTTAGGAATCTCTTGAAACAACAGGAAGGTAGTTTTAGTAGGTCTATTGAGAATTATGGCTCTGAAGAAGAGATACGTAGCGATCCTGGTTATGTAGCTTACTATCTGTCCAACATCAACTTGAACCCGAGGCTCCCTCCTCCGTTGATCTCACGTGAGAATCAGCACTTGCTGCGTCATTTGGGTGGTGATGGTAATAATCTGAGTCCAACAGCTTCTTGGGATGATATGGGAGTAAGATATTCCTTGCTTGCTTCTAGAACTGCGCTTTCTACACATAGAGAGGAGCCTGAGGACGAGGCTTCTTCTGGTGAACAACTGACTTATGCTTCTTTGCCTGGTCATCGTAAGAGCTTTGCTGATATCATTCAG CGGCCTCATTCGGCAGGGAACCATCCAATAGCAGAAGAAATCCATACCATTTCTTCTGGTATAGCTTCAGAAAGGACAAGAAGGTTACCAGAGTCTGATGTAAGTTCGGTGAATCTTCTGAGGGAGACAGATTCTCTCTCTATGGAGGCTATTGCTAGTGAAGATCCTTTTACCTCTGAATTGGGCTCACAAAGTTCTACTAACACTCAGAATGAGAGGGTAGCCATCCACGAGGACAATAATCTATCTGCTTTTGGGGCTTCTGGACCATCCTCTGCTGCTTCTAGAATGATGAGGAACCAAGAAGAACAACAATCTCAGGGAAGGAGAATGCCTGTGCAATACACACCTTCATCATACCAGGTTCAAGCCACTTCGCCACAACAAATGACCTATCCGAGGATGGGTGGTGGTACACACGACATGATGCAGAACTTGCCAAGGATTGCAACTGGAGAGGTACATTCGACTTTCCAATCTCCTCACGGTTTGACATCGCCTCCTATGTATACATCTACAGCTGCATACATGACATCTCTGAGCCCGTTTTACAATCATCATAACTTTCAGTCCTCTGGCATGTACCTCCCTCAGTATAATTACGGCGGTTACCCTCCTGTCTCTGGCGTTGTCCCTCAGTATATGAGTGGATACCCATCTCATGAAGCTACCGTTCCTATGCCATATGATATCTCATCGCCTTCTTCGGGCTACAACAACTCCTTCTCTCGTGGATCCTTTTCACCTACTGCACAGAACACTCCTCTAGTGGATCCTTTTCAGTTGCAATATTATCAACAGGCTCAAGCAGAGGCATATGCTCCTTCATTTGATTCGTTCGGGAAGCAAGACCAACAAGCTGCTGGCTTTATGGCGGCCAATCAAGAACCTCACAGCAATCCATTGAGTCCAAGTTTTGGGTTGCAAAGTCCACGGCACATGGGAAACTACTTTGCAGTGCCTCCGGGTGTGAGAGTCATGCAGCAGTATCCAGGATCACCTCTTGCTAGTCCAGTGATGCCATCCTCACCTGTTGGTGGTGGGATGATGAGCCAATTTGGAAGACGAAGTGAAACAAGGTATCATCATCAACAAGGACCTAGTAGAAACACAGGGATCTACCCTGGTGGTGGATGGCAAGGGAACAGAGGAGGAGCCAGCAGCAGCGTTGTTGATGATTTTAAAAGACATTCTTTTCTTGATGAACTCAAGTCTCCAAATGCTCGTAAAATGGAGCTGTCTGATATCACAGGGCGTGTTATTGAGTTCAG CGTTGATCAGCATGGAAGCCGGTTTATTCAACAGAAGTTGGAGCACTGCTCTGATGAGGAGAAGGCATCTGTATTCAGTGAGGTTCTTCCACAAGCTTCGAAATTGATGACTGATGTCTTTGGAAATTATGTTATCCAAAAG TTCATAGAACATGGAACTCCAGCGCAGAGGGAAGAGCTTGTGAAGCAACTTGCTGGTCAGATGGTTTCTCTAAGTTTGCAGATGTATGGATGTCGTGTGATACAAAAG GCCCTTGAAGTGATAGATGTTGACCAAAAGACAGAACTGACTCGTGAGCTAGATGGGAATGTGCTGAAGTGTGTTAGAGACCAAAACGGAAATCATGTTATTCAAAAGTGTATAGAGAGTATGCCTGCCTCTAGGATTGGATTCATAATTTCAGCTTTCCGTGGTCAAGTTGCCACTCTTTCTACTCATCCTTATGGATGCCGAGTCATCCAG AGAATCTTGGAGCATTGCTCAGATGATGAGGAGACTCGTTGTATAATCGATGAAATCTTGGAGTCTGCTTTTGCTCTTGCTCATGATCAATATGGGAACTATGTCACTCAG CATGTCCTGGAGAGAGGGAAGCCCGACGAAAGGAGACAGATCATTGAGAAGTTGACAGGGAACGTTGTTCAGATGAGTCAGCACAAATACGCGTCCAACGTTGTGGAGAAGTGTCTGGAACATGCTGATAGTACCGAGAGAGAGTTACTGATTGAAGAGATAATGGGAAAATCCGAGGAAGACAATCACTTGCTG GCGATGATGAAAGATCAGTATGCAAATTATGTGGTCCAGAAAGTATTGGAGATCAGTAAAGATGAGCAAAGGGAGATCCTGGTACAGAGAATGAAAATTCATCTCGAGAGTTTGAGGAAGTACACATATGGAAAACACATAGTAGCCCGATTCGAACAACTGTTTGGTGAAG AGAGTGAAGCTTCGGAAGGAGGAGCAGAAGGTTAG
- the LOC106345071 gene encoding uncharacterized protein LOC106345071 encodes MDRRGPAVRRLYRVIQHVYATYIKPKNLVYIDGGKSTQSKLMGTFRQDFVSAIRGLAHIVSTLEIGCLVKPSVFEQYNRELKKLEENLGSVKDVSEAFGFAREAIESEILPLWKSLFESNSQVIKLDKTINSELLRPLLNELNKEICARSLRGYYWFVSLEDF; translated from the coding sequence ATGGATCGTCGTGGTCCCGCGGTAAGACGATTGTACCGTGTCATACAACACGTGTATGCAACATATATCAAACCCAAGAATCTCGTCTACATCGATGGCGGAAAATCCACTCAATCAAAACTGATGGGGACGTTTCGACAAGATTTTGTTTCTGCTATCAGAGGTTTAGCTCACATTGTTTCCACTCTCGAAATTGGTTGCCTGGTGAAACCGTCTGTTTTTGAACAATACAACCGAGAGCTGAAGAAGCTAGAGGAGAATCTGGGTTCTGTCAAGGATGTTTCAGAGGCATTTGGGTTTGCTAGGGAAGCAATTGAGTCTGAGATTCTTCCCCTGTGGAAGTCTCTCTTTGAATCAAATTCTCAAGTGATAAAACTTGATAAGACTATTAATAGTGAGCTGCTTAGGCCTCTCTTGAACGAATTGAACAAGGAGATTTGTGCTCGTAGTCTTAGGGGCTATTATTGGTTTGTGAGTTTAGAAGATTTTTGA
- the LOC106345072 gene encoding uncharacterized protein LOC106345072 encodes MSDYRFKGPTPAARKFLVDKFNQEFNINVTYHFFKEKLDQFKRKYKKYKHLMKNSTGISVDPTTSVISASDSWWKDRESQYSLHQRREELMNDGQNNDEGYYYSETYGGDMQHTQIPETQENEEIPNSRVQQRGGLRRGSSSQRGAGNSQTSVKSGSQGSRRKQSFETTLTDTMTGFREFQRQSLQQLRPNSFDEDDYIEFDTAVKIFESMELPNETNFYWACIHAFKEERFWRKYFIDRAERTTEDKLKFLQALTGYTRDNEFVGKRLESGQKFGSPTCAQWSSGFQQWGTPPNPPQLGTPPSAPQWGPSPNATQWSSPSNAPQWGTPPNSPQWGRPPNAPQWSSSPNAPQWGTQHVPQWGAPQNSQQWGSPPSTQQWGPTSAVPQWGSSPTTHQWGSSQDAPKIFLREMFNVDFP; translated from the exons ATGAGCGATTACCGTTTCAAAGGTCCTACTCCCGCTGCTAGAAAGTTTCTCGTTGATAAGTTCAATCAAGAGTTTAATATTAACGTAACATACCACTTCTTCAAAGAAAAACTTGATCAATTTAAAAGAAAATACAAGAAGTACAAACATCTTATGAAAAATTCTACGGGCATTTCGGTTGATCCTACTACATCTGTGATATCTGCGTCTGATTCATGGTGGAAAGATCGTGAA TCTCAATACTCTTTGCACCAAAGAAGAGAAGAGTTGATGAATGATGGTCAAAATAATGATGAAGGTTATTATTACTCTGAAACATATGGTGGTGATATGCAACACACACAGATTCCTGAAACGCAAGAAAATGAAGAA ATTCCCAATTCCAGAGTTCAACAACGAGGTGGACTAAGGCGTGGAAGTAGTTCACAAAGAGGTGCAGGGAACTCTCAGACCTCTGTCAAAAGTGGATCCCAAGGAAGTCGAAGAAAACAATCATTCGAGACAACCCTGACAGATACAATGACTGGCTTTAGAGAGTTTCAGCGCCAAAGTTTACAACAACTACGTCCAAATTCTTTTGACGAAGATGATTACATTGAATTCGATACTGCTGTGAAGATATTTGAATCAATGGAGCTTCCAAATGAAACCAATTTCTATTGGGCGTGCATTCATGCATTCAAAGAAGAAAGATTTTGGCGCAAGTACTTTATTGACAGAGCTGAAAGAACCACAGAAGATAAGTTGAAGTTTTTACAAGCTCTTACTGGATATACACGGGACAACGAATTCGTGGGAAAGCGGTTAGAATCTGGACAAAAGTTTGGTAGTCCAACTTGTGCGCAATGGAGTTCGGGTTTTCAACAATGGGGAACACCTCCAAATCCACCACAATTGGGTACACCTCCAAGTGCTCCGCAATGGGGACCATCGCCAAATGCCACGCAATGGAGTTCACCTTCAAATGCTCCACAGTGGGGCACACCGCCAAATTCCCCACAATGGGGTAGACCACCAAATGCACCGCAATGGAGTTCATCTCCAAATGCTCCGCAGTGGGGTACACAACATGTTCCACAATGGGGTGCGCCTCAAAATTCTCAACAATGGGGTTCACCACCAAGTACTCAACAATGGGGTCCTACATCTGCGGTTCCACAATGGGGCTCATCACCGACCACTCATCAATGGGGATCATCACAAGATGCTCCAAAAATATTCCTCCGAGAAATGTTCAACGTGGATTTTCCCTAG
- the LOC106343243 gene encoding 50S ribosomal protein L18: protein MSCLVVSSTCSLLPLDSSLTRSTRSSKLGSSLSWQSSFPKFSIDIGSVISSPIVKKDSFIQAAWTRRSRGEAAKRPNKKSWKQRTDMYMRPFLLNVFFSRKFIHAKVMHRPTSKVISVATTNARDIRTNIPSLVDDEACRLIGKLIAERSMEADVYAVSYEPRKGERIEGKLGIVIDTIKEHGIVFVP, encoded by the exons ATGTCTTGCTTGGTCGTCTCATCAACTTGCTCGCTCCTCCCCTTAGACTCTAGTCTCACTCGTTCAACTCGTTCCAGCAAACTCGGCTCTTCACTTTCATGGCAATCTTCATTTCCCAAATTCTCCATAGACATCGGCTCTGTTATCTCCTCTCCCATTGTCAAGAAG GATTCTTTTATTCAAGCTGCCTGGACTAGGAGATCACGTGGCGAAGCAGCGAAAAGACCCAACAAGAAGTCATGGAAGCAGAGAACAGACATGTACATGAGACCTTTTCTTCTGAATGTCTTCTTCTCAAGGAAGTTCATTCACGCCAAAGTTATGCATAGACCAACTAGCAAAGTCATCTCGGTTGCCACCACTAACGCAAGAGATATAAGGACGAACATACCGTCTCTTGTGGATGACGAAGCGTGCAGACTAATCGGCAAGCTCATAGCTGAGCGTTCAATGGAAGCAGACGTCTACGCTGTGTCCTATGAGCCAAGAAAGGGAGAGAGAATTGAAGGGAAGCTAGGGATTGTTATCGATACCATTAAAGAACATGGCATTGTTTTTGTTCCTTGA
- the LOC106294852 gene encoding pumilio homolog 5 isoform X2 gives MTTQSAMRMVEGDHVKSWQASSRDTSGIFGSHDMAVEDLRFLMERNRLDSSGSDHTGKIPSRSGSAPPSMEGSFAALRNLLKQQEGSFSRSIENYGSEEEIRSDPGYVAYYLSNINLNPRLPPPLISRENQHLLRHLGGDGNNLSPTASWDDMGVRYSLLASRTALSTHREEPEDEASSGEQLTYASLPGHRKSFADIIQRPHSAGNHPIAEEIHTISSGIASERTRRLPESDVSSVNLLRETDSLSMEAIASEDPFTSELGSQSSTNTQNERVAIHEDNNLSAFGASGPSSAASRMMRNQEEQQSQGRRMPVQYTPSSYQVQATSPQQMTYPRMGGGTHDMMQNLPRIATGESSGMYLPQYNYGGYPPVSGVVPQYMSGYPSHEATVPMPYDISSPSSGYNNSFSRGSFSPTAQNTPLVDPFQLQYYQQAQAEAYAPSFDSFGKQDQQAAGFMAANQEPHSNPLSPSFGLQSPRHMGNYFAVPPGVRVMQQYPGSPLASPVMPSSPVGGGMMSQFGRRSETRYHHQQGPSRNTGIYPGGGWQGNRGGASSSVVDDFKRHSFLDELKSPNARKMELSDITGRVIEFSVDQHGSRFIQQKLEHCSDEEKASVFSEVLPQASKLMTDVFGNYVIQKFIEHGTPAQREELVKQLAGQMVSLSLQMYGCRVIQKALEVIDVDQKTELTRELDGNVLKCVRDQNGNHVIQKCIESMPASRIGFIISAFRGQVATLSTHPYGCRVIQRILEHCSDDEETRCIIDEILESAFALAHDQYGNYVTQHVLERGKPDERRQIIEKLTGNVVQMSQHKYASNVVEKCLEHADSTERELLIEEIMGKSEEDNHLLAMMKDQYANYVVQKVLEISKDEQREILVQRMKIHLESLRKYTYGKHIVARFEQLFGEESEASEGGAEG, from the exons ATGACGACGCAGAGCGCTATGAGGATGGTGGAAGGTGATCATGTAAAAAGTTGGCAGGCTTCCTCTAGGGATACTAGTGGGATATTTGGTTCACATGATATGGCTGTTGAAGATTTAAGGTTCCTTATGGAAAGAAATAGATTGGATAGTAGTGGAAGTGATCACACAGGGAAGATCCCTAGTAGGAGTGGAAGCGCGCCGCCTAGCATGGAAGGTTCATTTGCAGCTCTTAGGAATCTCTTGAAACAACAGGAAGGTAGTTTTAGTAGGTCTATTGAGAATTATGGCTCTGAAGAAGAGATACGTAGCGATCCTGGTTATGTAGCTTACTATCTGTCCAACATCAACTTGAACCCGAGGCTCCCTCCTCCGTTGATCTCACGTGAGAATCAGCACTTGCTGCGTCATTTGGGTGGTGATGGTAATAATCTGAGTCCAACAGCTTCTTGGGATGATATGGGAGTAAGATATTCCTTGCTTGCTTCTAGAACTGCGCTTTCTACACATAGAGAGGAGCCTGAGGACGAGGCTTCTTCTGGTGAACAACTGACTTATGCTTCTTTGCCTGGTCATCGTAAGAGCTTTGCTGATATCATTCAG CGGCCTCATTCGGCAGGGAACCATCCAATAGCAGAAGAAATCCATACCATTTCTTCTGGTATAGCTTCAGAAAGGACAAGAAGGTTACCAGAGTCTGATGTAAGTTCGGTGAATCTTCTGAGGGAGACAGATTCTCTCTCTATGGAGGCTATTGCTAGTGAAGATCCTTTTACCTCTGAATTGGGCTCACAAAGTTCTACTAACACTCAGAATGAGAGGGTAGCCATCCACGAGGACAATAATCTATCTGCTTTTGGGGCTTCTGGACCATCCTCTGCTGCTTCTAGAATGATGAGGAACCAAGAAGAACAACAATCTCAGGGAAGGAGAATGCCTGTGCAATACACACCTTCATCATACCAGGTTCAAGCCACTTCGCCACAACAAATGACCTATCCGAGGATGGGTGGTGGTACACACGACATGATGCAGAACTTGCCAAGGATTGCAACTGGAGAG TCCTCTGGCATGTACCTCCCTCAGTATAATTACGGCGGTTACCCTCCTGTCTCTGGCGTTGTCCCTCAGTATATGAGTGGATACCCATCTCATGAAGCTACCGTTCCTATGCCATATGATATCTCATCGCCTTCTTCGGGCTACAACAACTCCTTCTCTCGTGGATCCTTTTCACCTACTGCACAGAACACTCCTCTAGTGGATCCTTTTCAGTTGCAATATTATCAACAGGCTCAAGCAGAGGCATATGCTCCTTCATTTGATTCGTTCGGGAAGCAAGACCAACAAGCTGCTGGCTTTATGGCGGCCAATCAAGAACCTCACAGCAATCCATTGAGTCCAAGTTTTGGGTTGCAAAGTCCACGGCACATGGGAAACTACTTTGCAGTGCCTCCGGGTGTGAGAGTCATGCAGCAGTATCCAGGATCACCTCTTGCTAGTCCAGTGATGCCATCCTCACCTGTTGGTGGTGGGATGATGAGCCAATTTGGAAGACGAAGTGAAACAAGGTATCATCATCAACAAGGACCTAGTAGAAACACAGGGATCTACCCTGGTGGTGGATGGCAAGGGAACAGAGGAGGAGCCAGCAGCAGCGTTGTTGATGATTTTAAAAGACATTCTTTTCTTGATGAACTCAAGTCTCCAAATGCTCGTAAAATGGAGCTGTCTGATATCACAGGGCGTGTTATTGAGTTCAG CGTTGATCAGCATGGAAGCCGGTTTATTCAACAGAAGTTGGAGCACTGCTCTGATGAGGAGAAGGCATCTGTATTCAGTGAGGTTCTTCCACAAGCTTCGAAATTGATGACTGATGTCTTTGGAAATTATGTTATCCAAAAG TTCATAGAACATGGAACTCCAGCGCAGAGGGAAGAGCTTGTGAAGCAACTTGCTGGTCAGATGGTTTCTCTAAGTTTGCAGATGTATGGATGTCGTGTGATACAAAAG GCCCTTGAAGTGATAGATGTTGACCAAAAGACAGAACTGACTCGTGAGCTAGATGGGAATGTGCTGAAGTGTGTTAGAGACCAAAACGGAAATCATGTTATTCAAAAGTGTATAGAGAGTATGCCTGCCTCTAGGATTGGATTCATAATTTCAGCTTTCCGTGGTCAAGTTGCCACTCTTTCTACTCATCCTTATGGATGCCGAGTCATCCAG AGAATCTTGGAGCATTGCTCAGATGATGAGGAGACTCGTTGTATAATCGATGAAATCTTGGAGTCTGCTTTTGCTCTTGCTCATGATCAATATGGGAACTATGTCACTCAG CATGTCCTGGAGAGAGGGAAGCCCGACGAAAGGAGACAGATCATTGAGAAGTTGACAGGGAACGTTGTTCAGATGAGTCAGCACAAATACGCGTCCAACGTTGTGGAGAAGTGTCTGGAACATGCTGATAGTACCGAGAGAGAGTTACTGATTGAAGAGATAATGGGAAAATCCGAGGAAGACAATCACTTGCTG GCGATGATGAAAGATCAGTATGCAAATTATGTGGTCCAGAAAGTATTGGAGATCAGTAAAGATGAGCAAAGGGAGATCCTGGTACAGAGAATGAAAATTCATCTCGAGAGTTTGAGGAAGTACACATATGGAAAACACATAGTAGCCCGATTCGAACAACTGTTTGGTGAAG AGAGTGAAGCTTCGGAAGGAGGAGCAGAAGGTTAG
- the LOC106294853 gene encoding probable mitochondrial adenine nucleotide transporter BTL1, protein MTMAVPKEGFVGMVKDSVSSAPSESPLPLQPQFPDFTIPVKDFFKSREAREFLSGALAGAMTKAVLAPLETIRTRMIVGVGSRTIPGSFVEIIQKQGWVGLWAGNEINMIRIIPTQAIELSTFECVKRVMTSAQEKLKKIEQAKIEIGDFSFSPSISWLSPVAVAGAAAGVASTLVCHPLEVLKDRLTVSPEIYPSLRLAVPRILRDDGIRGFYAGLGPTLVGMLPYSTCYYFMYDTMKTTYCKSKNKKALSRPEMLLLGALAGLTASTISFPLEVARKRLMVGALKGECPPNMAAAIAEVVKERGVMGLYRGWGASCLKVMPSSGITWVFYEAWKDILLASNTKPLI, encoded by the exons ATGACAATGGCTGTACCAAAAGAAGGGTTCGTTGGTATGGTGAAGGACTCTGTTTCCTCCGCTCCATCTGAGTCTCCTCTTCCTCTCCAGCCTCAGTTTCCTGACTTTACCATTCCTGTTAAA GACTTCTTCAAGTCTAGGGAAGCTCGTGAGTTTCTGAGTGGGGCTTTAGCTGGAGCTATGACTAAAGCTGTTCTTGCTCCTCTTGAGACTATAAG AACAAGGATGATTGTTGGTGTTGGATCGAGAACCATTCCAGGTAGCTTTGTGGAAATCATACAGAAGCAAGGATGGGTGGGTCTTTGGGCTGGCAACGAGATCAACATGATTCGTATTATCCCAACTCAAGCCATTGAGTTGAGCACTTTTGAGTGTGTAAAGCGTGTCATGACATCAGCGCAAGAGAAGCTGAAGAAGATTGAGCAGGCAAAGATTGAGATTGGTGACTTTAGTTTCAGTCCATCCATCTCCTGGCTCTCTCCCGTTGCTGTTGCTGGTGCAGCTGCAGGTGTTGCCAGTACACTCGTCTGCCATCCTCTGGAAGTCCTCAAG GATAGATTGACTGTGAGCCCTGAGATTTATCCAAGCTTAAGACTCGCAGTTCCAAGGATTCTAAGAGACGATGGAATCCGTGGATTCTACGCTGGCTTGGGGCCAACACTGGTCGGGATGCTTCCGTACAGCACATGTTATTACTTCATGTATGACACTATGAAAACCACTTACTGCAAATCCAAGAACAAGAAGGCTTTAAGCCGTCCTGAGATGCTTCTTCTCGGAGCTCTAGCTG GTCTAACGGCTAGCACCATTAGCTTCCCGTTGGAAGTGGCGAGGAAGCGGTTGATGGTGGGAGCTCTGAAGGGGGAATGTCCACCGAACATGGCAGCGGCAATAGCAGAAGTAGTGAAGGAAAGAGGAGTGATGGGACTCTACAGAGGTTGGGGAGCAAGTTGTTTGAAAGTCATGCCGTCTTCAGGCATCACTTGGGTCTTCTACGAAGCCTGGAAAGATATTTTGCTCGCCTCCAACACCAAACCACTCATATAA